In a genomic window of Streptomyces koelreuteriae:
- a CDS encoding PRC-barrel domain-containing protein — protein sequence MRTDIDPRNLIGRKAFDRNGTRIGTIDEVYLDDATGVPEWAAIRTGLFSRDAFVPLEPSELIEGALHVPFDRALIKDAPDFGVGRHLSPEQELQLYHHYGLDVAAPPPLQDHEFGKLAGKDEPA from the coding sequence GTGCGAACCGATATCGATCCGCGCAACTTGATCGGCCGCAAGGCGTTCGACCGCAACGGGACCAGGATCGGCACGATCGACGAGGTCTACCTCGACGACGCCACCGGCGTCCCGGAGTGGGCGGCCATACGGACCGGCCTGTTCAGCAGGGACGCCTTCGTCCCCCTCGAGCCCAGCGAGCTGATCGAGGGCGCCCTCCACGTGCCCTTCGACCGCGCCCTGATCAAGGACGCCCCGGACTTCGGCGTGGGCCGCCACCTCTCCCCCGAGCAGGAACTCCAGCTCTACCACCACTACGGCCTGGACGTCGCCGCCCCTCCCCCGCTCCAGGACCACGAGTTCGGCAAACTGGCGGGGAAGGACGAGCCGGCCTGA
- the gcvP gene encoding aminomethyl-transferring glycine dehydrogenase — translation MTAHRIPLSELEEAVPFEQRHIGPDHEACAKMLAHVGYGSLDELTAAAVPAVIKSAEALDLPGARSEAEVIAELRSLADRNQVLGSMIGLGYYGTFTPPVIMRNVMENPSWYTAYTPYQPEISQGRLEALLNFQTMVADLTGLPTSGASLLDEGTAAAEAMALSRRLGKNKKGLFLVDADTLPQTIAVIETRAEPTGVEVVVADLSDGIPAGIAEREINGVLIQYPGASGAVRDIKPVIDQAHGLGALVTVAADLLALTLLKSPGELGADIAVGTTQRFGVPMGFGGPHAGYMAVGEKMARSLPGRLVGVSVDADGNKAYRLALQTREQHIRREKATSNICTAQVLLAVMAGMYAVYHGPEGLKSIARRTHRYATVLAAGLGHGGVEVVHGAYFDTLTARVEGRAAEVVAAAARNGVNLRLVDADQVSISCDETTTRAQLRAVWAAFGVEGVVEALDAATEDGLPGALLRSDEYMTHPVFHQYRSETAMLRYLRRLADRDYALDRGMIPLGSCTMKLNATTEMEPVTWPEFGQLHPFAPAEQAEGYLTLIHELEDRLAEVTGYDKVSLQPNAGSQGELAGLLAVRGYHRANGDEQRTVCLIPSSAHGTNAASAVMAGMKVVVVKTAEDGEIDVEDLRAKIEQHRDELAVLMITYPSTHGVFEEHVSEICAQVHEAGGQVYVDGANLNALVGLAKPGHFGGDVSHLNLHKTFCIPHGGGGPGVGPVAVREHLAPYLPNHPLQPEAGPETGVGPISAAPWGSAGILPISWAYVRLMGGEGLKRATQVAVLSANYIAKRLEPHYPVLYTGPGGLVAHECIIDLRPLTKATGVSVDDVAKRLIDYGFHAPTMSFPVAGTLMIEPTESEDLAELDRFCEAMIAIRAEIEKVGSGAWPADDNPLRGAPHTAGALAGEWEHAYSREEAVFPAGVAASDKYWPPVRRIDQAFGDRNLVCSCPPLDAYED, via the coding sequence ATGACCGCCCATCGCATTCCGCTCTCCGAGCTCGAAGAGGCAGTTCCCTTCGAGCAGCGCCACATCGGCCCCGACCACGAGGCGTGCGCCAAGATGCTCGCGCACGTCGGATACGGCTCGCTGGACGAGCTGACGGCCGCCGCCGTCCCGGCCGTGATCAAGAGCGCCGAGGCGCTGGACCTGCCGGGCGCCCGCAGCGAGGCCGAGGTGATCGCCGAGCTGCGCTCCCTCGCCGACCGCAACCAGGTCCTCGGCTCCATGATCGGGCTCGGCTACTACGGAACGTTCACGCCGCCGGTGATCATGCGCAACGTCATGGAGAACCCGTCCTGGTACACGGCCTACACGCCGTACCAGCCGGAGATCTCGCAGGGCCGGCTCGAGGCGCTGCTCAACTTCCAGACCATGGTCGCCGACCTGACCGGACTGCCGACCTCCGGCGCCTCCCTGCTCGACGAGGGCACCGCGGCGGCCGAGGCCATGGCGCTGTCGCGGCGGCTGGGCAAGAACAAGAAGGGCCTGTTCCTGGTCGACGCGGACACGCTGCCGCAGACCATCGCCGTGATCGAGACCCGGGCCGAGCCGACCGGTGTCGAGGTCGTCGTCGCCGATCTCAGTGACGGCATCCCCGCCGGGATCGCCGAGCGCGAGATCAACGGCGTGCTGATCCAGTACCCGGGCGCCTCCGGAGCCGTACGGGACATCAAGCCGGTCATCGACCAGGCGCACGGGCTCGGGGCGCTCGTCACCGTCGCCGCCGATCTGCTCGCGCTGACCCTGCTGAAGTCGCCCGGTGAGCTGGGCGCGGACATCGCGGTCGGGACGACGCAGCGCTTCGGCGTGCCGATGGGCTTCGGCGGACCGCACGCCGGTTACATGGCCGTCGGCGAGAAGATGGCGCGCAGCCTGCCCGGGCGGCTCGTCGGCGTGTCCGTGGACGCCGACGGGAACAAGGCCTACCGGCTGGCGCTGCAGACGCGTGAGCAGCACATCCGCCGTGAGAAGGCCACCAGCAACATCTGCACGGCGCAGGTGCTGCTCGCCGTGATGGCCGGCATGTACGCCGTCTACCACGGGCCGGAGGGCCTGAAGAGCATCGCGCGGCGCACCCACCGCTACGCCACGGTCCTCGCCGCCGGGCTCGGACACGGCGGGGTCGAGGTCGTGCACGGGGCCTACTTCGACACCCTGACCGCGCGCGTCGAGGGCCGGGCCGCCGAGGTCGTGGCCGCCGCGGCGCGGAACGGGGTCAACCTGCGTCTCGTCGACGCCGACCAGGTCTCGATCTCCTGTGACGAGACCACGACGCGGGCCCAGCTGCGTGCCGTATGGGCCGCGTTCGGGGTCGAGGGTGTCGTCGAGGCGCTGGACGCCGCCACCGAGGACGGGCTGCCCGGCGCCCTGCTGCGGTCCGACGAGTACATGACCCACCCCGTCTTCCACCAGTACCGTTCCGAGACCGCCATGCTGCGTTACCTGCGCCGGCTGGCCGACCGTGACTACGCGCTCGACCGCGGCATGATCCCGCTGGGCTCCTGCACCATGAAGCTCAACGCGACCACGGAGATGGAGCCGGTCACCTGGCCCGAGTTCGGGCAGCTGCACCCCTTCGCGCCCGCCGAGCAGGCCGAGGGCTACCTCACGCTCATCCACGAGCTGGAGGACCGTCTCGCCGAGGTCACCGGCTACGACAAGGTGTCCCTCCAGCCGAACGCCGGGTCGCAGGGCGAGCTGGCCGGTCTGCTCGCCGTACGCGGGTACCACCGGGCCAACGGGGACGAGCAGCGCACCGTGTGCCTGATCCCGTCGTCCGCGCACGGCACCAACGCCGCGAGCGCGGTGATGGCGGGCATGAAGGTCGTCGTCGTCAAGACCGCCGAGGACGGCGAGATCGACGTCGAGGATCTGCGGGCGAAGATCGAGCAGCACCGTGACGAGCTGGCCGTGCTGATGATCACCTACCCGTCCACGCACGGCGTGTTCGAGGAGCATGTCTCCGAGATCTGCGCGCAGGTGCACGAGGCGGGTGGGCAGGTCTACGTCGACGGGGCCAACCTCAACGCGCTCGTGGGGCTCGCCAAGCCGGGGCACTTCGGCGGGGACGTCTCGCACCTGAACCTGCACAAGACCTTCTGCATCCCGCACGGCGGCGGCGGGCCCGGCGTCGGTCCGGTGGCGGTGCGTGAGCACCTCGCGCCGTATCTGCCGAACCATCCGCTGCAGCCCGAGGCGGGCCCGGAGACCGGGGTCGGCCCCATCTCCGCGGCGCCGTGGGGCTCGGCCGGCATCCTGCCGATCTCGTGGGCGTACGTCCGGCTGATGGGCGGCGAGGGACTGAAGCGGGCCACGCAGGTGGCCGTGCTCAGCGCCAACTACATCGCCAAGCGGCTGGAGCCGCACTACCCGGTGCTCTACACCGGCCCCGGCGGGCTCGTCGCGCACGAGTGCATCATCGACCTGCGACCGCTGACCAAGGCGACCGGCGTGAGCGTCGACGACGTCGCCAAGCGGCTGATCGACTACGGCTTCCACGCGCCGACGATGTCGTTCCCGGTGGCCGGGACGCTGATGATCGAGCCGACCGAGTCGGAGGACCTGGCCGAGCTGGACCGGTTCTGCGAGGCGATGATCGCCATCCGCGCGGAGATCGAGAAGGTCGGCTCCGGTGCGTGGCCCGCGGACGACAACCCGCTGCGGGGCGCCCCGCACACCGCCGGCGCGCTCGCCGGGGAGTGGGAGCACGCCTACAGCCGTGAGGAGGCCGTCTTCCCGGCCGGAGTCGCGGCCTCCGACAAGTACTGGCCGCCGGTGCGGCGCATCGACCAGGCCTTCGGTGACCGGAACCTGGTCTGCTCCTGCCCGCCGCTGGACGCGTACGAGGACTGA
- a CDS encoding small basic family protein, translating into MIAVLGLVVGVVAGLLVRPEVPAVVEPYLPIAVVAALDAVFGGLRAMLDGIFDDKVFVVSFLSNVVVAALIVFLGDKLGVGAQLSTGVVVVLGIRIFSNAAAIRRHVFRA; encoded by the coding sequence GTGATCGCCGTACTGGGCCTCGTCGTGGGAGTCGTGGCCGGCCTGTTGGTCCGGCCTGAGGTTCCGGCGGTGGTCGAGCCTTATCTGCCGATCGCTGTCGTCGCGGCGCTGGACGCCGTCTTCGGCGGTCTGCGCGCCATGCTCGACGGCATCTTCGACGACAAGGTCTTCGTGGTGTCGTTCCTGTCGAACGTGGTCGTGGCCGCGTTGATCGTGTTCCTGGGTGACAAGTTGGGCGTGGGTGCCCAGCTGTCCACCGGTGTGGTGGTCGTCCTCGGTATCCGGATCTTCTCCAACGCCGCGGCGATCCGCCGGCACGTCTTCCGGGCGTGA
- a CDS encoding bifunctional nuclease family protein has translation MNELDVVGVRVEMPSNQPIVLLREVGGDRYLPIWIGPGEATAIAFAQQGMAPARPLTHDLFKDVLEAVGQELTEVRITDLREGVFYAELVFASGVEVSARPSDAIALALRTGTPIYGSDTVLDDAGIAIPDEQEDEVEKFREFLDQISPEDFGSSSQ, from the coding sequence GTGAACGAGCTCGATGTCGTAGGTGTCCGGGTCGAAATGCCCTCCAACCAACCGATCGTGCTGCTGCGTGAAGTGGGAGGCGACCGCTACCTCCCCATCTGGATCGGGCCGGGTGAGGCGACGGCGATCGCCTTCGCCCAGCAGGGCATGGCTCCCGCGCGGCCGCTGACCCACGACCTGTTCAAGGACGTGCTGGAAGCCGTCGGTCAGGAGCTCACGGAAGTGCGTATCACGGACCTGCGTGAGGGCGTCTTCTACGCGGAGCTGGTCTTCGCCAGCGGCGTCGAGGTGAGCGCTCGCCCGTCCGACGCCATAGCGCTGGCCCTGCGCACCGGGACGCCGATCTACGGCAGTGACACGGTGCTCGACGACGCGGGTATCGCGATCCCGGACGAGCAGGAGGACGAAGTGGAGAAGTTCCGCGAGTTCCTCGATCAGATCTCCCCGGAGGACTTCGGCAGCAGCAGCCAGTGA
- the ftsR gene encoding transcriptional regulator FtsR, with the protein MLHTPSGGAGHGAAATDSGLMSIGTVLNVLRDEFPEVTISKIRFLESEGLIEPQRTPSGYRKFSARDVERLGHVLRMQRDHYLPLKVIREHLEAMERGEAVPLPTVGRQRDGDSAPEPFDGPPPAARVGREELLAAAGVDEEELKEWESYGLVTPLEDGAYEAEAVTVAALIAELGRFGIEPRHLRVMKAAADREAGLVDQVVAPLKRHRNPQTRAHAEDRTKELAGLTVKLHAALVQTALGVRLP; encoded by the coding sequence ATGCTTCATACACCGAGCGGCGGTGCCGGGCACGGCGCCGCCGCCACGGACAGTGGGCTGATGAGCATCGGCACCGTGCTGAACGTGCTGCGCGACGAGTTTCCCGAAGTCACCATCTCCAAGATCCGATTCCTGGAGTCGGAGGGGCTCATCGAGCCGCAGCGGACTCCCTCGGGGTATCGCAAGTTCAGCGCCCGTGACGTCGAGCGCCTCGGGCATGTCCTGAGGATGCAGCGGGACCACTATCTGCCTCTGAAGGTGATCCGTGAGCACCTGGAGGCCATGGAGCGCGGAGAGGCCGTGCCGCTGCCGACCGTGGGCCGTCAGCGGGACGGCGATTCCGCGCCCGAGCCCTTCGACGGGCCGCCCCCGGCTGCCAGGGTCGGGCGTGAGGAGCTGCTCGCCGCCGCCGGGGTGGACGAGGAGGAGCTCAAGGAGTGGGAGTCGTACGGGCTGGTCACTCCACTGGAGGACGGGGCGTACGAGGCGGAGGCGGTCACCGTGGCCGCGCTCATCGCCGAGCTGGGGCGGTTCGGGATCGAGCCGCGGCATCTGCGGGTGATGAAGGCCGCCGCCGACCGCGAGGCCGGGCTCGTGGACCAGGTGGTGGCACCGCTGAAGCGGCATCGGAACCCGCAGACCAGGGCTCATGCGGAGGACCGCACCAAGGAGCTGGCGGGGCTCACGGTGAAGCTGCACGCCGCGCTGGTGCAGACGGCGCTCGGGGTGCGGCTGCCGTGA
- a CDS encoding TOBE domain-containing protein, translated as MSLSIRNQLPGTVTAVMPGEAMATVRVRLAGGQDLTAAITREAAEDLGLTPGTVVRALVKSTEVALATAPVEGLSIRNRLPGTITGITAGDAMASVRITVEGGELTAAITKDAADDLRLSPGTPVVALIKSTEVSLAVA; from the coding sequence ATGAGCCTGAGCATCCGCAACCAGCTCCCCGGCACCGTCACCGCCGTCATGCCCGGCGAGGCCATGGCGACGGTCAGGGTCCGCCTCGCCGGCGGCCAGGACCTCACCGCCGCGATCACCCGCGAGGCCGCCGAGGATCTCGGTCTCACCCCGGGCACCGTCGTACGCGCCTTGGTGAAGTCGACGGAGGTCGCGCTGGCCACGGCCCCCGTCGAGGGCCTGTCCATCCGCAACCGCCTCCCCGGCACGATCACGGGCATCACGGCCGGTGACGCGATGGCCTCCGTCCGGATCACCGTCGAGGGCGGCGAACTGACGGCGGCGATCACCAAGGACGCCGCGGACGACCTCCGCCTGTCGCCCGGAACCCCGGTCGTCGCCCTGATCAAGTCGACCGAGGTGTCACTCGCCGTCGCATGA
- a CDS encoding FHA domain-containing protein — protein MGGAWWKLSGADGRCQDVRVGQSVQSGFVLPHGRVCFGQGESPVKLFAKLFGKSPREGSDNATARHRAQPDAEGQRPLFRDQVGGPGGDVSGGQGAPSVDPAQSGGIGFGQPSSAGGGFSDPYASNAPGGQPRQEDPMSALVCTRCGNRNAENSRFCSNCGAPLRPGATPERPSETTSTISISGLEAYDAEATGQTPTPTLSPEAQAAVDALPLGSALLVVRRGPNSGSRFLLDGDLTTAGRHPQSDIFLDDVTVSRRHVEFRRGQDGSFTVADVGSLNGTYVNRERIDQVAVSNGDEVQIGKYRLVFYASQRGY, from the coding sequence ATGGGTGGTGCGTGGTGGAAACTGTCTGGTGCAGACGGACGTTGTCAGGATGTCCGGGTCGGCCAGAGTGTTCAGTCAGGGTTCGTCCTGCCCCACGGGCGGGTCTGTTTCGGTCAAGGGGAATCGCCCGTGAAGTTGTTTGCGAAGTTGTTCGGCAAGAGCCCGCGAGAGGGCAGCGACAATGCGACCGCCCGTCATCGCGCACAGCCTGACGCGGAGGGCCAGCGGCCGCTGTTCCGGGACCAGGTCGGCGGTCCGGGCGGCGACGTTTCCGGAGGTCAGGGCGCGCCGTCGGTTGACCCTGCGCAGTCCGGCGGCATAGGTTTCGGGCAACCCTCAAGTGCGGGTGGAGGGTTTTCCGACCCGTATGCGTCCAATGCTCCCGGTGGGCAGCCGCGGCAGGAGGATCCGATGTCGGCCCTGGTGTGTACGAGGTGCGGCAACCGCAACGCGGAGAACAGCCGCTTCTGCTCCAACTGCGGCGCGCCGCTGCGGCCGGGCGCGACGCCGGAGCGTCCGTCCGAGACGACCTCCACGATCTCCATCTCCGGTCTCGAGGCCTACGACGCCGAGGCCACCGGCCAGACGCCCACGCCGACGCTGTCACCCGAGGCGCAGGCGGCCGTGGACGCGCTGCCGCTGGGTTCCGCGCTCCTGGTCGTGCGCCGCGGGCCGAACTCGGGCAGCCGCTTCCTGCTGGACGGCGATCTGACCACGGCCGGCCGTCATCCGCAGAGCGACATCTTCCTGGACGACGTGACGGTCTCCCGGCGGCATGTGGAGTTCCGTCGTGGCCAGGACGGCTCGTTCACGGTGGCCGACGTGGGCAGCCTGAACGGCACGTATGTGAACCGGGAGCGGATCGACCAGGTCGCCGTGAGCAACGGTGACGAGGTGCAGATCGGCAAGTACCGGCTGGTCTTCTACGCCAGCCAGCGGGGCTACTGA
- a CDS encoding DUF881 domain-containing protein: MCGMPQQPPIRSTPTRPRRPDASMSLLTNVMDHSLDDGYAEAAERKKAAGDAGLPKTLRAKLGLAAGLVLAALIVTVGAAQARVAAPVVAKEREELVDRIDRESEAADKLEDSVDELRADVSARQREALKHSGSAGSDLVGILSGAAAVHGPGVKLVVNDAKDTGAGGDGDPREASGFADTGRVRDRDMQRVVNGLWESGAEAVSINGQRLTALSAIRAAGDAILVDNKPLVPPYTVLAVGDGQELSTRFQDSADGLYLNALQESYGVRTAISAEDDLRLPAAPSVIVRTAQPSTEKSEKGTS, encoded by the coding sequence ATGTGCGGCATGCCGCAGCAACCCCCCATTCGGAGCACACCGACGCGGCCCCGGCGCCCTGATGCGTCCATGTCGTTGCTCACCAACGTCATGGACCACAGTCTCGACGACGGATACGCCGAGGCCGCCGAGCGGAAGAAGGCCGCGGGCGACGCCGGCCTGCCGAAGACCCTCAGGGCGAAGCTGGGGCTCGCGGCGGGCCTGGTGCTCGCGGCCCTGATCGTGACCGTCGGAGCGGCACAGGCCCGGGTCGCCGCACCCGTCGTCGCCAAGGAGCGGGAAGAGCTGGTCGACCGCATCGACCGGGAGAGCGAGGCGGCGGACAAGCTGGAGGACTCCGTCGACGAGCTGCGCGCGGACGTGAGCGCCCGGCAGCGCGAGGCGCTGAAGCACAGTGGCAGCGCCGGGTCCGATCTCGTGGGCATCCTGTCCGGCGCCGCCGCGGTGCACGGTCCCGGCGTGAAGCTGGTGGTGAACGACGCCAAGGACACCGGTGCGGGTGGTGACGGTGACCCGCGAGAGGCCTCCGGGTTCGCGGACACCGGTCGGGTGCGTGACCGGGACATGCAGCGCGTGGTCAACGGGCTGTGGGAGTCGGGTGCCGAGGCCGTCTCCATCAATGGGCAGCGGCTGACGGCGCTGTCCGCGATCAGGGCCGCGGGGGACGCGATACTGGTCGACAACAAACCGCTGGTGCCGCCGTACACGGTGCTGGCGGTGGGGGACGGGCAAGAGCTGAGCACGCGGTTCCAGGACAGCGCGGACGGGTTGTATCTGAACGCGCTCCAGGAGAGCTACGGCGTCAGGACGGCCATATCCGCGGAGGACGACCTCCGGCTGCCTGCCGCACCGAGTGTGATCGTACGTACAGCACAGCCGAGCACTGAGAAGAGCGAGAAGGGCACATCGTGA
- a CDS encoding DUF881 domain-containing protein, whose protein sequence is MSEHDDKRAEENDDTGAKRRDGSGESANRLRKELPQEVAAAKPVAQNTPEPAPAPAPAPAPAPEPEPDPEAAPEPEAAPEPRLTGRQRLVQGLWPPRVSRAQLIVALLLFGLGFGLAVQVASNSDSDSALRGARQEDLVRILDELDDRTQRLEDEKQGLEKQRDELENSSDQAEEARKQTVEKERQLGILAGTVAAQGPGITMTIEDTKGTVESDMLLDAVQELRAAGAEAIQVNGVRVVAGTYLTDSGKGVSVDGNKINAPYRFKVIGKSQDLEPALNIPGGVVQTLEKEQAIVTVERSTKIVVDALRAAKRPDYARSSSQ, encoded by the coding sequence ATGAGCGAGCACGACGACAAGCGCGCCGAGGAGAACGACGACACGGGCGCGAAGCGGCGCGACGGGAGCGGCGAGTCCGCGAACCGGCTGCGCAAGGAGCTGCCCCAGGAGGTGGCCGCGGCGAAGCCCGTCGCACAGAACACCCCGGAGCCCGCCCCCGCCCCCGCCCCCGCCCCCGCCCCCGCCCCCGAGCCGGAGCCCGATCCGGAGGCGGCGCCGGAGCCGGAGGCGGCGCCCGAGCCGCGGCTGACCGGTCGGCAGCGGCTGGTGCAGGGGTTGTGGCCGCCTCGGGTCAGCAGGGCCCAACTGATCGTCGCGCTGCTGCTGTTCGGTCTGGGCTTCGGGCTGGCCGTGCAGGTGGCGTCGAACAGCGACAGTGACAGCGCCCTGCGCGGCGCGCGCCAGGAAGATCTTGTCCGCATCCTCGATGAACTGGATGACCGTACTCAGCGTCTTGAGGACGAGAAGCAGGGTCTCGAGAAGCAGCGCGACGAGCTGGAGAACAGCTCGGACCAGGCCGAGGAGGCCCGGAAGCAGACGGTGGAGAAGGAGCGGCAACTCGGCATCCTGGCGGGCACGGTGGCCGCGCAGGGGCCCGGCATCACCATGACCATCGAGGACACGAAGGGGACGGTCGAGTCGGACATGCTGCTCGACGCGGTCCAGGAACTGCGTGCGGCGGGTGCCGAGGCGATCCAGGTGAACGGCGTACGGGTCGTCGCCGGTACGTATCTCACGGATTCCGGCAAGGGCGTGAGCGTCGACGGGAACAAGATCAACGCGCCCTATCGTTTCAAGGTCATCGGCAAGTCTCAGGACCTCGAGCCGGCGCTCAACATCCCCGGAGGTGTGGTGCAGACTCTCGAGAAGGAACAGGCCATCGTCACCGTGGAGCGGTCGACCAAGATCGTCGTGGACGCCTTGCGAGCAGCGAAGCGGCCTGACTACGCTCGGTCGTCCTCCCAGTGA
- a CDS encoding MerR family transcriptional regulator, which yields MRSSGDGTAGGGPERSLRASGPYAPPGSRLLSGGGCSQPDGAADLAPQRPSAVPSSGGTTSMASEQIGYRGPTACAAAGITYRQLDYWARTGLVEPSVRPAYGSGTQRLYSFRDVVVLKIVKRFLDTGVSLQNIRTAVQHLRERGFRDLERMTLMSDGATVYECTSPDEVHALLQGGQGVFGIAVGVVWRDVESALSQLHGERIDTGETLVGPNPADELARRRNRAV from the coding sequence GTGAGAAGCAGCGGCGACGGTACGGCTGGGGGCGGCCCCGAGCGCAGTCTCAGGGCGAGCGGTCCGTACGCTCCCCCCGGCTCTCGGCTCCTTTCGGGCGGAGGCTGTTCCCAGCCCGATGGTGCGGCCGACCTCGCTCCGCAGCGACCGTCGGCGGTGCCGAGCAGCGGAGGGACGACGTCCATGGCGTCCGAGCAGATCGGCTATCGCGGCCCCACGGCCTGCGCGGCCGCCGGTATCACCTACCGGCAGCTGGACTACTGGGCCCGCACGGGTCTCGTCGAGCCGAGTGTGCGCCCCGCCTACGGGTCCGGGACGCAGCGGTTGTACAGCTTTCGGGACGTCGTCGTCCTGAAGATCGTCAAGAGGTTCCTCGACACCGGGGTCTCGCTGCAGAACATCCGCACGGCGGTCCAGCACCTCAGAGAACGCGGTTTCCGCGACCTGGAGCGGATGACGCTGATGAGTGACGGTGCGACGGTCTACGAGTGCACCTCGCCGGACGAGGTCCATGCCCTGCTCCAAGGGGGGCAGGGAGTCTTCGGGATCGCCGTGGGTGTGGTGTGGCGGGACGTAGAGAGCGCGCTGTCGCAGCTGCACGGGGAGCGGATCGACACCGGGGAGACCCTGGTCGGGCCCAATCCGGCGGACGAGCTGGCGCGGCGGCGGAACAGGGCCGTCTGA
- a CDS encoding DNA polymerase IV, whose protein sequence is MRTAPTILHLDMDAFFASVEQASKPSLRGKAVVVGGLGPRGVVATASYEARVFGVHSALPMAQARRLAPNAAYLVPRFGFYRAISERVMELLRALSPLVEPLSLDEAFVDLEAGGTAWDERSARLAGVKLRADIRAVTGLTGSVGLAASKMLAKIASEQAKPDGLVMIEPGTERAMLGPMSVRTLPGVGPATGDHLRRAGITTVEEIAEAGEDELVRLLGKAHGHGLYAMALARDDRPVVAEREAKSVSVEDTYDVDIHDRLRVGLEVQRLADRCVRRLRGAGLSGRTIVLKVRRYDFSTRTRSETLRGPTDDPGVIREAAARLLDSVDTTGGVRLLGVGVSGLADYTQEDLFAQAAGERAVTEGPVEEHAPAPVEEQPEPAERRWPAGHDVRHTGFGHGWVQGSGLGRVTVRFETPDSEPGRVRTFRVDDPELEPADPLPLVLRDPEGGHGPEGDDDSGGVGLRSVAP, encoded by the coding sequence GTGAGAACCGCGCCCACGATCCTGCATCTCGACATGGATGCCTTCTTCGCCTCGGTGGAGCAGGCGTCCAAGCCGAGCCTGCGCGGGAAGGCCGTGGTCGTGGGCGGGCTCGGGCCGCGGGGTGTGGTCGCGACCGCGTCGTACGAGGCGCGGGTCTTCGGGGTGCACTCGGCGTTGCCCATGGCGCAGGCCCGGCGGCTCGCGCCCAACGCCGCGTATCTCGTGCCGCGTTTCGGGTTCTACCGGGCGATCAGCGAGCGTGTGATGGAGCTGCTGCGGGCGCTGTCGCCGCTGGTGGAGCCGCTGAGCCTGGACGAGGCGTTCGTGGACCTGGAGGCCGGGGGAACGGCCTGGGACGAGCGTTCGGCGCGGCTGGCCGGGGTGAAGCTGCGTGCGGACATCCGGGCCGTCACGGGCCTCACGGGGTCGGTGGGGCTGGCCGCGTCCAAGATGCTCGCCAAGATCGCCTCGGAGCAGGCCAAGCCCGACGGGCTGGTGATGATCGAGCCGGGGACGGAGCGGGCCATGCTGGGGCCGATGTCGGTGCGGACCCTGCCGGGAGTCGGGCCGGCGACGGGCGACCATCTGCGGCGGGCCGGGATCACCACGGTCGAGGAGATCGCCGAGGCGGGTGAGGACGAGCTGGTCCGGCTGCTGGGGAAGGCGCACGGGCACGGGCTCTACGCCATGGCGCTGGCACGGGACGACCGGCCCGTGGTGGCGGAGCGGGAAGCGAAGTCGGTGTCGGTCGAGGACACCTACGACGTGGACATCCACGACCGGCTGCGGGTCGGGCTGGAGGTGCAGCGGCTCGCCGACCGCTGCGTACGGCGGCTGCGCGGGGCCGGGCTGTCCGGGCGGACCATCGTGCTGAAGGTGCGGCGGTACGACTTCTCGACACGCACCCGGTCCGAGACGCTGCGCGGGCCGACGGACGATCCCGGGGTGATCCGTGAGGCGGCGGCCAGACTGCTGGACTCGGTCGACACCACGGGCGGTGTGCGGCTGCTCGGAGTGGGTGTCAGCGGGCTCGCCGACTACACGCAGGAGGACCTGTTCGCCCAGGCGGCCGGGGAGCGGGCGGTCACGGAGGGCCCGGTGGAGGAGCACGCCCCGGCTCCGGTCGAGGAGCAGCCCGAGCCGGCCGAGCGGCGGTGGCCCGCCGGGCACGATGTGCGGCACACCGGGTTCGGGCACGGGTGGGTGCAGGGCAGCGGCCTGGGGCGGGTCACCGTGCGGTTCGAGACGCCCGACTCGGAGCCCGGGCGTGTGCGGACCTTCCGGGTCGACGATCCGGAGCTGGAGCCGGCGGATCCGTTGCCGCTGGTGTTACGAGACCCTGAAGGGGGCCATGGGCCGGAGGGTGACGACGACTCCGGGGGTGTGGGGCTGCGGTCCGTCGCCCCTTAG